Proteins encoded together in one Xiphophorus maculatus strain JP 163 A chromosome 13, X_maculatus-5.0-male, whole genome shotgun sequence window:
- the LOC111610513 gene encoding uncharacterized protein LOC111610513 — MVVGAGNVLSSTLTRKNGIKVGAGSPCSVEDVCLAVGKDIGYGAIKSAARMNGAVVLFVEKVEQAQHLVEVGVSVNGLFLHVSPLTLPATKITLSNVPPFISDEFLIKELSRHGKVVSPIRKVLSGCKSPLLKHVVSHRRQLFMLLNRRDEELDLRFHVKVDGFDYVLFATSSHMKCFGCGQEGHIIKMCPGRAEPAQPASAEQQQQQPAAAERDREPLGEATAAEGEPTADAEVPAVVVREDVDSIVGTDSTVEMSVCENINESSVLSGDGENGEKGEGVQKDSEQREQERVRGEKEQLAGGAQGEQREMQVDEQDEGKSSVEGVEGDVVEKEKGLTDDEREVEASAPIKRRSKRKNVVAAAQASKQACKLTADKKDGSDSSDAESWFSDTSDVSVTQSSTKEPRYPVEAFRIFLRQTKGLKGVKLESYFPNLRMFYFSARYHIRNRELSGFADTEVFRLKKIMSKVRKQF; from the exons ATGGTGGTTGGTGCTGGGAATGTTTTGTCCTCCACGCTGACACGGAAGAACGGTATCAAGGTGGGTGCCGGTTCTCCGTGCAGCGTGGAGGACGTCTGTTTGGCGGTGGGTAAAGACATTGGGTATGGGGCAATTAAATCGGCGGCTAGGATGAACGGGgcggttgttttgtttgttgaaaagGTGGAACAGGCTCAGCACTTGGTGGAGGTGGGCGTTTCTGTTAATGGCTTGTTTTTGCACGTTTCACCTTTAACTTTACCGGCGACTAAAATTACACTTTCAAACGTTCCTCCGTTCATTAGTGAcgagtttttaattaaagaactGTCACGACACGGAAAAGTGGTGTCGCCGATTCGGAAGGTTTTATCTGGTTGTAAGTCACCTCTGCTTAAACATGTTGTGTCGCACAGACGACAGCTGTTTATGTTATTGAATAGGAGGGATGAGGAGCTAGATTTAAGGTTCCATGTTAAAGTTGATGGATTTGATTATGTGTTGTTTGCTACTTCGTCACATATGAAGTGCTTTGGGTGCGGTCAGGAAGGCcacattataaaaatgtgtccagGCAGAGCCGAGCCGGCCCAGCCGGcttcagcagagcagcagcagcagcagcctgctgctgctgagcggGACAGAGAGCCACTGGGTGAGGCTACGGCGGCGGAG GGGGAGCCCACTGCTGACGCAGAAGTACCTGCGGTGGTGGTAAGAGAGGATGTTGACAGCATTGTTGGGACTGATAGCACGGTAgaaatgagtgtgtgtgagaacaTTAATGAGAGCAGTGTGTTGAGTGGTGACGGTGAGAATGGTGAGAAAGGTGAAGGAGTACAGAAAGATAGTgagcagagagagcaggaaaGGGTGAGGGGTGAGAAGGAACAGTTAGCGGGTGGAGCTCAGGGTGAACAGAGAGAAATGCAGGTAGATGAACAGGATGAAGGAAAGAGTAGTGTAGAGGGGGTGGAGGGAGATGTAgtggagaaagagaaaggaCTGACAGATGATGAGAGAGAGGTGGAAGCTTCTGCCCCAATAAAAAGAAGGAGCAAAAGAAAGAACGTGGTGGCTGCTGCACAAGCTAGCAAACAGGCCTGCAAGCTAACTGCAGACAAAAAAGACGGGTCAGACAGCAGTGATGCTGAGAGCTGGTTTTCAGACACCAGCGATGTATCGGTTACTCAGTCAAGTACCAAAGAACCGAGATACCCTGTTGAGGCTTTTCGCATCTTTTTACGCCAAACGAAAGGCTTGAAAGGTGTTAAACTCGAGAGTTATTTTCCAAATctgagaatgttttatttttctgcccgATATCACATAAGGAACAGAGAGTTGTCCGGTTTTGCGGACACAGAAGTGTttagactgaaaaaaataatgtctaAGGTCAGAAAACAATTCTGA